The Blautia luti nucleotide sequence TCAACCAGATGCTGCCGGATGAACCTGGCACAAAGGTCAATCAGTGCGTGGACAACATCATGCAGATCTGGCGGGACGGCAAAGCTGACAAGCTGACCCAGCTGGTGTTCTGCGACATTTCTACACCGCAGGCAAAAGCTCCTGCAAGCAAGGCGGCGAAAACGCTGGATAATCCACTGCTTCATGCACTGGAAGATGCTGTGTCTCTGCCAGAGCAGGAACCTGTCTTTACGGTATATGACGATATTCGTCAGAAACTCATTGCTCAGGGAATGCCTGCCGACCAGATCGTTTTTATCCATGAAGCCAACACCGAAGTGCGGAAAAAGGAGTTGTTCTCTAAAGTCCGTACCGGTCAGGTGCGTGTCCTTTTGGGCAGCACCGTCAAGATGGGCGCAGGCACCAATGTGCAGGACCGTCTGGTGGCACTTCATGACCTAGACTGTCCGTGGAGACCGGGAGACCTTGCCCAGCGCAAGGGCCGTATCGAGCGCCAGGGTAACCAGAATCCTCTTGTCCATGTGTACCGCTATGTGACCGAAGGAACCTTTGACGCATACCTCTGGCAGACGGTGGAGAATAAGCAAAAATTTATCAGTCAGATCATGACTTCTAAATCACCGGTGCGTTCCTGCGATGATGTGGACGAAACGGCGCTTTCCTTTGCCGAGATCAAAGCCCTGTGTGCCGGAGACCCCCGTATCAAGGAGCGCATGGATTTGGATGTGGAAGTTGCCAAGCTGAAGCTGATGAAAGCCGACCACCAGAGCAAGCAATATCGTCTGGAGGACCAGCTGCTCAAATACTTCCCAGAGGAGATTGAAAAGCACAAAGGCTTTATCAAGGGCTTTGAATCCGATCTGGAGGTTTTGGCAGCGCACCCGCACCCGGAGGACGGCTTTGCCGGTATGGAGATTCGTGGAGACCTGCTGACCGATAAGGAGAACGCCGGCGCAGCCCTTTTGGATGCCTGCAAGGAGGTCAAAACCTCCGATCCGGTGCAGATCGGCAGCTACCGGGGCTATGCCATATCCGTGGAATTTTCCGCTTGGAAACAGGAGTATACGCTCCTGCTGAAAGGACAGATGACCCACCGGGCAACCCTTGGTACAGACCCTCGCGGAAATCTTACCCGTATCGACAATGCCCTCGCCCAGATGCCACAGCGTCTGGAGGCGGCAAAGGCCCAGCTGGATAACCTCTATCAGCAGCAGGCTGCCGCAAAGGAGGAAGTCGGAAAGCCATTCCTTTATGAAGAAGAACTGCGAAGCAAAAATGCCCGTCTGGTGGAGCTGGATACTTTGCTGAACATCGACGGAAAGGGACAGGCACACGCCGAGGCTGTTGTTGCCAAAAGCACACGGACTTCGGTGCTGGACAGCCTGAAACGCCCGGTGCAACCCCGCAGTACAGACAAGAAACCAAAACAGCATGAGGAGGTGCGATAACATGAATACTAACGATCTGAATACAGCCCTTTATGAAAAGATGGCTGTCGAACAGGACAAGTTCCGGGAATGGCTGAAAAGCCAGCCCCCGGAAGAAGTCTTAAACCATGCCTATGAGTACACCATCCGGGAGGACATCGTGATGGCAATGGAGGAATTGGAGTTGACCGACACCCAGGCACAGGCACTTTTGGAATCTCCCTCTCCGTTGGCGGATGTGTACCGCTATTTTGAAAAGCTGGAAACCGGCTACATGGATGCGATCAGGGACAGCATTGAGAACCGTGCCGATGATGTGTGCAGAGCCAAAGAGGAACTGCGAACAACACCGGTCTATCCATATTCTGCTGCCTATGCGTCCGAGCATGGGGAAATGGCACAGTACAACCTCTCATATCAGGCGAACAGCGCCTGTAAAGAAGCCATTGAGCAGACCATCAGCGCCCACTATGCAGAGAATCGGCTGGATACGGAGGCGGCGGTCAAAGATGTGCTGGAAAAGTTCGGGATGGAACGGGTACAGTTTATTCTTGCCAACACCATCCAGCGCAAGAACTATGACGGGCGTATCTCTCAGGACAATAAAGCATGGGCAAAAACCATTCCTATGCTGGAGGACAGCGGCGCTTCCCGCCACTGTGCCTATCTGGTGGTAGATCAGGTCAATCCCGGTTTGACCGACCTGTTCACCAGACAGTTCCGAAAAGTTGCTCAAGAACAGCAGAAAAGTTCTGTCCTGCAAAAGCTCAA carries:
- a CDS encoding DUF3849 domain-containing protein, whose amino-acid sequence is MNTNDLNTALYEKMAVEQDKFREWLKSQPPEEVLNHAYEYTIREDIVMAMEELELTDTQAQALLESPSPLADVYRYFEKLETGYMDAIRDSIENRADDVCRAKEELRTTPVYPYSAAYASEHGEMAQYNLSYQANSACKEAIEQTISAHYAENRLDTEAAVKDVLEKFGMERVQFILANTIQRKNYDGRISQDNKAWAKTIPMLEDSGASRHCAYLVVDQVNPGLTDLFTRQFRKVAQEQQKSSVLQKLKQELPAHKSAAPKKREPER